In Pangasianodon hypophthalmus isolate fPanHyp1 chromosome 3, fPanHyp1.pri, whole genome shotgun sequence, a single genomic region encodes these proteins:
- the hps1 gene encoding Hermansky-Pudlak syndrome 1 protein, which translates to MKCLLVATESAEVLFYWTDKEFERNIKKQYGTSQEESGRPPAFADSINTLFAPIIISCSTMIDRLGDGYTSFSTENGHIYALHQFEECLYIAVNGDGEETDEDLKRKIFVMKKFTEILFGMVTLSSSLLRKELRPSDTEQRNRVWKKLQRLLETYSRLREQDQSFLVEAVERLIHPTLCEQCIEFLERRLVQQMNSSTDRAGEEVLHAFILVHTKLLAFYSSRNASTLSSSDLLALIIIVQDLYPSNLELDETPSEEVDSTSAPDVFYTPEPSPSERNSGHLSSDSPPVFQFVDPDIQMAEDSLQTLQLPVPDPMTPTRVFLEATFKEGFFPMMPHSMYCLPLWPGITLVLLTKIPNSQVAMSVYVLLEAFTKLEKRLSEGLEGTAALRGQSPIQELRTRVDKFIRMLASMDILTSQLQNTWSEFKNKAFTRSGPGVTKALLPSCRSIKTQLCGVYQQCFAAMCMGSNQRLTTTLQERALNMVQEKLMDWKDFLLVKSKRNITMVSYLEEFPGLVHFIYVDRTAGQMIAPSLSVTEGSASELGKGPIARFIKNKLWSLVATTRHYLQKGYTTVTLRDGDFYFCYFLWFENETGYKLEVVDIPNLPDDSAPIGMLAWDYYRKLLRYYSKSHQNELVKCYELLTVHLGVVPTEYILQHCSQLARKLWEPSRIPLL; encoded by the exons ATGAAGTGCCTTCTGGTTGCCACAGAAAGTGCTGAGGTCCTTTTCTACTGGACTGACAAAGAGTTTGAGCGGAATATTAAAAAGCAGTATGGGACGTCGCAAGAGGAGAGCGGAAGA CCGCCAGCCTTTGCGGACAGTATCAACACACTGTTTGCCCCAATCATCATCTCGTGTAGCACTATGATTGACCGACTGGGGGACGGCTACACCTCTTTCAGCACGGAAAATGGTCACATCTATGCACTACATCAG TTCGAAGAATGTCTGTATATTGCTGTGAATGGCGACGGTGAGGAGACCGATGAGGATCTAAAGAGGAAGATCTTTGTAATGAAGAAATTTACAGAGATCCTGTTTGGCATGGTTACGCTCAGCAGCTCCCTCTTAAGGAAAGA ATTGCGGCCTTCAGACACAGAGCAGAGAAACCGTGTATGGAAGAAGCTGCAGAGACTCCTTGAAACATACAGCCGCTTACGAGAGCAGGACCAAAGTTTTTTAGTTGAG GCGGTTGAGAGGCTGATCCACCCCACGCTGTGTGAACAGTGCATTGAGTTTTTGGAGCGGAGACTGGTGCAGCAAATGAACAGCAGCACCGACAGAGCAGGAGAGGAGGTGCTGCATGCCTTCATCCTGGTGCACACCAAGTTATTAGCTTTCTACTCAAG TCGTAATGCCAGCACTCTTAGCTCTTCTGACCTGCTGGCACTGATCATTATTGTGCAGGATCTTTATCCCAGCAACCTTGAGCTTGATGAAACGCCTTCTGAG GAGGTGGACAGTACTTCGGCACCTGATGTTTTCTATACTCCAGAGCCTTCTCCCAGCGAGCGAAACTCGG GTCACCTGAGTAGTGACAGTCCTCCTGTCTTCCAGTTTGTGGATCCTGATATTCAG ATGGCTGAAGACAGTCTACAGACTCTTCAGCTGCCAGTCCCTGACCCCATGACTCCAACCAGAGTATTTCTGGAAGCAACATTTAAGGAAGGCTTCTTTCCCATGATGCCTCACTCCATGTATTGTTTACCTCTGTGGCCTGGCATTACTCTAGTGCTGCTGACCAAG ATTCCTAACAGCCAAGTGGCCATGTCTGTCTATGTGTTACTGGAGGCGTTTACTAAGCTGGAAAAGAGGCTGAGTGAAGGGTTAGAGGGGACAGCGGCCTTGCGTGGTCAATCTCCAATCCAGGAACTCCGCACCAGAGTGGACAAGTTCATCAGAATGCTGGCCAGCATGGACATCCTG ACCTCGCAACTTCAAAACACCTGGTCAGAGTTCAAGAACAAGGCTTTCACCCGGTCAGGACCTGGAGTCACAAAAGC GTTGCTGCCTTCGTGTCGTAGCATAAAGACTCAGCTGTGTGGTGTGTATCAGCAGTGTTTTGCAGCTATGTGTATGGGTAGTAATCAGCGTCTCACCACTACGCTTCAAGAACGGGCGCTGAACATGGTGCA AGAAAAGCTGATGGACTGGAAAGACTTTCTGTTGGTGAAGAGCAAGAGAAATATAACTATGGTGT CTTACCTGGAGGAATTCCCTggtcttgtgcatttcatttatGTGGATCGCACTGCAGGACAAATGATTGCGCCATCTCTCAGTGTGACTGAGGGCTCTGCTTCAGAGCTGGGAAAAGGCCCCATAGCACGCTTTATTAAAAACAAG TTGTGGAGTCTTGTAGCAACAACAAGGCATTATTTGCAGAAAGGCTATACCACTGTGACTCTACGAGATGGAGACTTCTACTTCTGTTACTTCTTGTGGTTTGAGAATGAAACG GGTTACAAGCTAGAGGTGGTAGATATTCCTAACCTTCCTGATGACTCGGCTCCAATAGGAATGCTTGCCTGGGATTATTACAG GaagctgctgcgctactacaGTAAGAGTCACCAGAATGAGCTGGTAAAGTGCTATGAGCTGCTGACCGTGCACCTCGGCGTTGTCCCCACTGAGTACATCCTGCAGCATTGCAGCCAGCTGGCCCGCAAGCTGTGGGAGCCATCGCGCATTCCGCTCTTATGA
- the st3gal7 gene encoding ST3 beta-galactoside alpha-2,3-sialyltransferase 7, producing the protein MVTLKHLSVKEHEENSVPLLAEAETAESPAIKHRRESREFFLTQRTNLGLSIALLLSCYSAILVPAYLPTKQPTRIESSTEEYMAILNHSAALLSRPCISGLAKAKLQKVLNFHSLVQIPAFLQNGTRHWELAPPLGLLGSEDMLAQALRVLPHSGPPSFPDRCRRCMVVGSGRILHGKHLGAHINKYDIIIRMNNAPVFGFEEDAGSRTTIRLIYPEAASFLAQEYQNTDIVALVVFKRLDLEWLTSVVTKKPLSWWSKLWFWRDVVNDIPLRPGNFRILNPEIISRTWHVLQTYGKHESKTVPTLGFTGVVLALQLCDEVSLAGFGYDFKHPGSLLHYYGTVRMDHMMAQVVHDVSAERSLLRDLVKSGVVHDVTGAV; encoded by the exons ATGGTGACTTTAAAGCACCTGAGCGTGAAGGAGCATGAGGAAAACAGTGTTCCACTGCTGGCTGAAGCAGAGACCGCAGAGAGCCCAGCCATTAAACACAGGAGGGAGTCCAGAGAATtcttcctcacaca GCGGACAAACCTTGGCCTGAGCATCGCTCTGCTCCTGAGCTGTTATTCAGCAATCCTTGTCCCTGCTTATCTACCTACTAAACAACCGACTCGGATTGAAAGCTCCACAGAAGAATATATG GCGATACTGAATCACTCAGCAGCTCTGCTGTCTCGGCCATGTATAAGCGGCTTGGCCAAGGCAAAGCTGCAGAAAGTGCTGAATTTCCACAGCCTAGTTCAGATTCCTGCGTTCCTGCAGAATGGAACCAGACACTGGGAACTGGCACCTCCACTTGGTCTGCTAGGCAGTGAGGATATGTTGGCACAGGCACTTAGAGTTCTGCCCCACTCTGGACCTCCCTCATTCCCAGACAGGTGTAGAAGATGTATGGTGGTTGGGAGTGGTAGAATCTTACATGGCAAACATCTTGGAGcccatattaataaatatgacatCATTATAAG AATGAACAATGCACCAGTGTTTGGATTTGAGGAAGATGCAGGCTCAAGAACCACAATTCGACTGATATATCCTGAAGCAGCGTCCTTCTTGGCACAAGAATATCAGAACACAGACATAGTAGCTTTAGTAGTATTCAAGAGGCTGGATTTAGAGTGGTTGACCTCTGTTGTAACAAAAAAACCTTTG AGCTGGTGGTCTAAACTGTGGTTCTGGAGAGACGTTGTAAATGATATTCCACTTCGGCCAGGAAACTTTCGCATCTTGAACCCTGAAATAATCAGCCGGACATGGCATGTGCTGCAAACCTATGGAAAACATGAAAGCAAG ACAGTGCCTACTCTAGGCTTCACAGGCGTGGTGCTGGCACTACAGCTGTGTGATGAAGTGAGCCTGGCAGGCTTTGGCTATGACTTCAAACATCCTGGATCACTGCTCCATTACTATGGGACTGTGCGCATGGACCACATGATGGCACAAGTAGTGCATGATGTCAGCGCAGAGCGCAGTTTACTGCGGGACCTTGTCAAGTCTGGTGTCGTGCATGATGTCACAGGTGCAGTGTAA